In one Rhopalosiphum padi isolate XX-2018 chromosome 3, ASM2088224v1, whole genome shotgun sequence genomic region, the following are encoded:
- the LOC132924592 gene encoding pleckstrin homology domain-containing family M member 1: MNKFLRKIISNKELKDECNKASIIHYFEERLNEFHSEFSDSKVKVTSSNFVADRLLANLEALFLHGLKETFISQLSTVIGNDVDKTMDINFWHCLLVLSPSGVVDQINSLKHVTTDVGKCRAWIRCTLNDCVFRSYLMSVVKYRRYIVKFYNKTAIIRDHESFEKIIALLESIDQYHFELTLNSSLLNTWPNSTLMLAGYWTPALKNNPLHNNNPQIAEAVDVNETDEAILINDHNRSEESYTSSLSSSFVDSDFLRKPPIMMDEEIGWQLIMKQPSTSYVTSSLTKDTHSVDVLKENCSSSEISATKPKEIETTKEVENSSEIPTTEQKAESLPNEEAKYDVQSFNELLESYNLRVKSSSDSPKMEDLYKQLTVPRIIEEKHFTEPEILDDDDESFVDVSMHPERLSLDLLKQYLEYLFTPPKELGLNSQDFMCKSCNETIGIDFGEYFKCNFTACYYCVHCFGSETWAIPVKTLFNWDFNRYPVSNSSATFLSEIQYHPLFNMRSIHHKLYKANKEMSKSKKLRWQIYYLYHYLSTCKFYNIDELSKDIWPRVYFFNNIHLYSFADLLEIYSGTLLEFLERKIETSRNHVLNCLVCSQKGFICELCRNPKIIYPFDLGDNYRCRHCKSLFHRNCYKKENACPKCKRDKIRKMKKTSNSEDED, translated from the exons atgaataaatttttaagaaaaattataagtaataaagaaCTTAAAGATGAGTGTAACAAGGcatctattatacattattttgaagAAAGGTTAAATGAATTCCATTCAGAATTCTCAGATAGTAAAGTAAAAGTTACTAGTTCCAACTTTGTTGCTGATAGATTATTGGCTAACCTAGAAGCATTGTTCTTACATGGCCTTAAAGAAACGTTTATCAGTCAATTATCAACAGTGATTGGTAATGATGTAGACAAAACTATGGATATCAATTTTTGGCACTGTCTTCTTGTACTCTCTCCAAGTGGTGTTGTCGATCAA aTTAACTCGTTAAAACATGTTACAACAGATGTGGGAAAATGCAGAGCTTGGATTCGCTGTACCCTCAATGACTGCGTTTTTCGCAGCTACTTAATGTCTGTTGTTAAATATCGTCGATATATTGTTAAGTTTTATAACAAGACAGCAATTATACGGGACCATGAAAGTTTTGAAAAGATAATTGCTTTATTAGAAAGCATTGATCAGTATCATTTTGAACTCACTTTGAACTCGAGTCTTCTCAATACATGGCCCAATAGTACATTAATGTTGGCAGGTTACTGGACCCCAGCTCTCAAAAATAACCCATTACACAACAATAATCCTCAAATAGCTGAAGCAGTAGATGTTAATGAAACTGATGAAGCAATACTGATAAATGATCATAATAGATCAGAAGAAAGTTATACGTCATCTTTGTCTTCGTCATTTGTTGATTCAGATTTTTTGCGTAAACCTCCCATCATGATGGATGAAGAAATTGGATGGCAATTGATAATGAAGCAACCTTCTACTTCTTATGTAACGTCAAGTCTTACTAAAGATACACATTCTGTTGATGTATTGAAAGAAAACTGTTCTAGTAGTGAAATTTCAGCAACGAAACCTAAGGAGATAGAAACGACGAAAGAAGTGGAAAATTCATCAGAGATACCAACTACTGAACAAAAAGCTGAAAGCTTACCAAATGAAGAAGCCAAATATGATGTCCAAAGTTTCAATGAATTATTAGAATCTTATAACTTAAGAGTGAAAAGTTCGTCTGACAGCCCTAAAATGGAGGATTTATACAAACAATTGACTGTCCCACGAATTATCGAAGAAAAGCATTTCACCGAGCCTGAAATTTTAGatgat GATGACGAATCTTTTGTTGATGTGTCAATGCATCCCGAACGTTTGAGTTtagat cttttaaaacaatatttggaatatttatttacacCTCCAAAGGAACTTGGCTTAAACTCTCAGGATTTTATGTGTAAAAGTTGCAATGAAACAATTGGCATCGATTTTGGAGAATATTT taAATGCAATTTCACGGCATGTTATTATTGTGTTCACTGTTTTGGATCAGAGACATGGGCAATACCTGTAAAAACATTGTTCAATTGGGATTTCAACCGGTATCCAGTGTCTAACAGTAGCGCGACATTTTTAAGTGAAATACAATACCATCCATTATTTAACATGAGGAGTATCcatcataaattgtataaagcCAACAAGGAAATGAGCAAGTCTAAA AAATTACGGTGGCAAATTTACTATCTGTACCATTATTTATCTACGTGCAAGTTTTATAACATCGACGAACTATCCAAAGATATATGGCCTCGTGTGTATTTCTTTAATAACATTCATCTGTATTCATTTGCC GACCTTCTAGAGATATATTCTGGTACTCTATTAGAGTTTCTTGAGCGTAAAATTGAAACTAGCCGAAACCACGTTCTCAATTGTTTAGTGTGCAGTCAAAAAGGTTTTATTTGTGAACTCTGCCGTAATCCCAAAATTATCTATCCATTTGACTTAGGAGATAATTATCGG TGTCGTCATTGCAAATCATTATTTCATCGTAATTGTTACAAAAAGGAAAATGCATGTCCTAAGTGTAAACGagataaaattagaaaaatgaaaaaaacttcGAACAGTGAAGATGAGGATTAA
- the LOC132927487 gene encoding venom serine carboxypeptidase-like, with protein MLAAFRVILACCAAGCCVWRRAACLSSESTPLYLRSAYPLWDPKSTPSHSAAEPLLLTPYLRNGNILRAKQLARVTEVYRPQHVVSYSGYFTVDDQHNSNLFFWFFPATCLYHETEAPLILWLEGGPGASTAFSVFKEIGPFNSSFDGKTYTIDENPLSWHNNNSLLFIDSPVGTGFSFTEHIDGYATNFTTVGEQLFEALTQFYTMFPEQRPNPFYIVAESYGGKFALSLASLIHNDKTLADIKIDGIAIGNGFLDPETLLCYGDFLYQIGLVDNNTKQEINKLESQGRKAIHDKHFVDAFYAWSGIMSTFIEQTQFPSLYNIIDGDTIPWNSTNTIGDVSYIDLLQTVDSRRALHIGDIEYTSLGVIYYKMIPDFMTSVKEHLEQLVTSYPILVYNGQMDLVVAYPLSVNLYSNMKSPYGADYKKAIRKPWYVDKKLAGYIKTVGNLTEVMVRNAGHLVSCDRPEVLYDLIHKFITKRLNQ; from the exons ATGCTCGCCGCGTTCCGTGTAATACTCGCGTGTTGCGCCGCCGGGTGTTGCGTGTGGCGGCGGGCCGCATGCCTGTCGTCCGAGTCGACGCCGCTGTACCTGCGGAGCGCGTATCCGCTGTGGGACCCCAAGTCCACGCCGTCCCATTCGGCCGCCGAGCCGCTGCTGCTCACGCCGTACCTGCGCAACGGCAACATACTCAGGGCCAAGCAACTGGCCCGGGTGACCGAAGTGTACCGGCCGCAACACGTGGTCAGCTACTCCGGTTACTTCACGGTCGACGACCAACACAACTCCAATCTGTTCTTCTGGTTCTTCCCCGCCACG tgtcttTACCACGAAACAGAAGCACCGTTAATTTTATGGCTGGAAGGTGGCCCTGGTGCCAGTACAGCGTTCAGCGTGTTTAAAGAAATCGGCCCGTTCAATTCCTCATTTGACGGAAAAACTTACACAATTGACGAAAATCCATTATCTTGGCACAATAACAATTCATTACTATTCATCGACAGTCCTGTGGGCACAG gaTTCAGTTTCACTGAACACATTGACGGTTATGCAACAAACTTCACGACCGTTGGAGAACAACTCTTCGAAGCTCTAACACAATTCTACACTATGTTTCCCGAACAGCGACCAAATCCGTTCTATATTGTTGCTGAATCATACGGTG GCAAGTTTGCACTTTCTTTGGCGTCATTAATCCACAATGACAAAACATTAGCTGACATAAAAATAGATGGAATCGCAATTGGCAATGGATTTTTAGATCCTGAAACATTATTGTGTTATGGAGATTTTCTATACCAAATTGGTTTAGTTGATAACAATACAAAacaagaaattaataaattagaatcccaAGGCAGAAAAGCAATACACGATAAACACTTTGTCGATGCATTTTAT gcTTGGAGTGGTATAATGAGTACGTTTATTGAGCAGACTCAATTCCCAAGCTTGTACAATATCATTGACGGCGACACGATTCCGTGGAATTCCACAAACACCATAGGGGACGTCAGCTACATTGACTTGTTGCAGACGGTCGATAGCCGGAGAGCTCTACACATCGGCGATATTGAGTATACCAGTTTGGGCGTGATCTATTACAAAATGATACCCGACTTTATGACCTCGGTTAAGGAACACCTGGAACAGCTAGTAACCAGTTATCCCATTCTGGTGTATAATGGTCAGATGGACCTGGTCGTGGCGTATCCGCTGTCCGTCAATTTGTATTCGAACATGAAGAGCCCGTACGGCGCTGATTACAAGAAAGCGATCAGAAAACCATGGTATGTAGATAAAAAATTGGCCGGTTACATAAAAACGGTCGGAAACCTCACAGAAGTGATGGTGAGAAACGCGGGCCATTTGGTATCCTGCGACAGACCAGAAGTCTTGTACGATctcatacataaatttattacaaaacgactcaatcaataa
- the LOC132927358 gene encoding paired box pox-meso protein-like has product MDLQQHRQPRHRPSPSSDRPAELHNRLSQMLLEPQQQHGGGEERGDERHRRHGRHHHDEHMSDGGGNEQQQQMLLLHQHHLNQQHLQHQQHHPHQQGHQLLQQLPQHQQQQQQQQQHQDNELQQHQQMQQQRQHEPLDGHHHQHHQLHHEQQLHDLHHQNLQHQQNLQQHQQSLQQQQQQQQQQQYGEVNQLGGVFVNGRPLPNAVRVRIVELARVGIRPCDISRQLRVSHGCVSKILARYHETGSVLPGAIGGSKPRVTTPRVVAYIGRLKRKDPGVFAWEIRDRLLADGVCDKFNVPSVSSISRILRNKIGSSGPTQQNAASQQPTAVMTGAGGLSPTTAAAAHHMYGPYHHHHHHHHPSASPPPPSVAAGYQLHHQHGQYHHQHHQLYHNHHYQQHQHLCSPPPPPPPSSGLSPAVPPATGGSACCSPTVPAAASRSLTSPSLATQLQPPAPPPPQHCWPSPHAVTDILAAAAAAQQQHQHHQHLHPSHPHHLHASQHHPNGHYGVGGGSGGGGGSESAAATTAAAAAAAAAAAAAAAANYDTTAGGSAAAAAAAAAYNTYCSSYYHHAMVYAATAAGSIAAAGRHPSHHLSTTPPCTAAAVWPHSIGPPPPPLPPPAQSPTPSPPTSAAASTTA; this is encoded by the coding sequence AATTACATAATCGGCTTTCTCAAATGTTATTGGAACCGCAGCAGCAGCACGGTGGTGGCGAAGAGAGAGGCGACGAACGGCATCGTCGCCATGGACGGCACCATCACGACGAGCACATGAGTGACGGCGGTGGCAACGAACAACAGCAGCAAATGCTGTTACTACACCAACACCACCTGAACCAGCAACACTTGCAGCACCAACAGCATCACCCGCACCAGCAAGGCCATCAGTTACTTCAACAGTTGCCGCAACatcagcaacagcagcagcagcagcagcagcaccaAGACAATGAACTACAACAGCACCAACAGATGCAGCAGCAACGCCAACACGAACCGTTGGACGGTCACCATCACCAACACCACCAACTGCATCACGAGCAACAGCTGCACGATCTCCACCACCAAAACCTACAGCACCAGCAAAACCTACAACAGCACCAGCAGAGCCtccaacagcagcagcagcagcaacagcagcagcagtacGGCGAGGTGAACCAGCTGGGCGGGGTGTTCGTCAACGGCCGGCCGTTGCCCAACGCGGTCCGCGTGCGCATCGTCGAACTGGCCCGCGTCGGCATCCGGCCGTGCGACATCAGCCGGCAGCTGCGCGTCTCGCACGGGTGCGTGTCCAAAATCCTCGCCCGGTACCACGAGACCGGAAGCGTGCTACCCGGGGCCATCGGCGGCAGCAAGCCACGGGTGACCACGCCCCGGGTGGTGGCGTACATCGGCCGGTTGAAGCGCAAAGATCCGGGCGTGTTCGCGTGGGAGATCCGCGACCGGCTGCTCGCCGACGGCGTGTGCGACAAGTTCAACGTGCCCAGCGTGTCCAGCATCAGCCGGATATTGCGCAACAAGATCGGATCGTCGGGACCGACGCAGCAGAACGCGGCGTCGCAGCAGCCGACGGCCGTCATGACCGGTGCGGGCGGCCTGTCGCCGACCACCGCCGCGGCGGCGCACCACATGTACGGGCcgtaccaccaccaccaccaccatcaccacccGTCcgcgtcgccgccgccgccgtccgtGGCCGCGGGCTATCAGCTCCACCACCAACACGGCCAATACCACCACCAACACCACCAGCTCTACCACAACCATCACTACCAACAGCACCAACACCTGTgttcgccgccaccgccgccgccgccctcGTCGGGTCTGTCGCCCGCCGTGCCGCCGGCCACGGGTGGCTCGGCGTGTTGTTCTCCGACCGTGCCGGCCGCGGCGTCCAGGTCTCTGACGTCGCCGTCGCTGGCCACACAGCTACAACCGccggcgccgccgccgccgcagcactGTTGGCCGAGTCCGCACGCCGTCACCGACATACTCGCGGCCGCGGCCGCTGCTCAGCAACAGCATCAGCACCACCAACACTTACACCCGTCGCACCCGCACCACCTGCATGCGTCGCAACACCACCCGAACGGCCATTACGGCGTCGGCGGCGGAAGCGGCGGTGGCGGGGGCAGCGAATCAGCGGCCGCCACGACGGCTGCCGCCGCAGCAGCCGCCGCAGCAGCAGCCGCGGCCGCGGCGGCCAATTACGACACGACGGCCGGCGGTAGCGCCGCCGCAGCCGCGGCCGCCGCGGCGTACAACACGTACTGCAGCAGTTACTACCATCACGCGATGGTGTACGCGGCCACGGCGGCGGGCAGTATTGCGGCGGCCGGCCGCCATCCGTCGCACCACCTGAGCACGACGCCGCCGTGCACGGCAGCGGCCGTGTGGCCACACTCGATaggaccgccgccgccgccgctgccgccgcccGCACAGTCGCCGACGCCGTCACCGCCGACATCGGCCGCGGCGTCGACCACCGCGTGA
- the LOC132924593 gene encoding threonylcarbamoyl-AMP synthase: MLYLNLKHFKFWIYKIEFLFNRFKYPKQILMNKLIDIKKYEQQAVSLAVKLINEGSVVALPTDTVYGLATDAQNPSAIGKLYNIKGRNLQKPIAICTHHVNDIGNWGEIGHLPFGLLDALLPGPVTVVLQRTPSLNIALNPEESNIAIRVPNSGFVCNIVSDLKKPIALTSANESNKPSTLRPIEFLILWPKLDAIFDGGTIGSSLESRQGSTIIDLTINNHFRVIRTGSALLNTLQKLHKFGLKEL; this comes from the coding sequence atgctttatttaaatctgaaacattttaaattctggatttataaaattgagttcttatttaatagatttaaatatcccaaacaaatattaatgaataaattaattgacataaaaaaatatgaacaacaAGCTGTCTCTTTggctgttaaattaattaatgaggGTAGTGTTGTTGCACTTCCAACTGACACTGTTTATGGTCTAGCAACTGATGCACAAAATCCAAGTGCTATAGGCAAACTATACAATATCAAAGGGCGTAATCTTCAAAAACCAATAGCTATATGCACTCATCATGTAAATGATATTGGGAATTGGGGTGAAATTGGTCACTTACCTTTTGGTCTTTTAGATGCACTATTACCTGGGCCTGTAACAGTCGTATTACAAAGAACACCATCCttaaatattgcattaaatCCTGAAGAGTCAAATATTGCAATACGAGTACCAAACAGTGGATttgtttgtaatattgtaaGTGATCTGAAGAAACCAATTGCTCTAACTAGCGCTAATGAGAGTAACAAACCTAGTACGTTAAGACcaatagaatttttaattttatggccTAAATTAGATGCCATTTTTGATGGTGGTACTATTGGCTCCTCATTAGAATCACGCCAAGGTTCTACTATAATTGACTTGACAATTAATAACCACTTTAGAGTAATTAGAACAGGATCTGCACTTTTAAATACACTACAGAAACTGCATAAATTTGGTTTAAAggaattataa